One Candidatus Krumholzibacteriia bacterium genomic region harbors:
- the lpdA gene encoding dihydrolipoyl dehydrogenase — translation MASPNTTYDVVIIGSGPGGYVGAIRAGQLGLRTALVEKDPFFGGTCLHRGCIPAKSFLHDAAVFAQTLNALEYGVIAENVRLDFAKVQSRKSGVVKKLAQGVEGLLKKNKVETFRGFGRLVGRDRVEVKKPDGTTVQLGARHIVLATGSVPRSLPGLTVDGERVINSDHVLELTAVPESMVVLGAGAVGVEFASAFARFGSKITLLEILERILPLEDVDSSKELERALRRQMKIHTATKFESVEKTKTGVRVQAKSTAGEALTFEAEKLLVSVGRSPLIEGLGLDAAGVQTERGFVKVDPFMRTNVPGIYAIGDLVPTPAYAHTASSEAILAVEHAAGHEVRPLDYDHMPNCTFCDPEVASVGLTEAEARKRGHDVKVGKFPLPVLGKVMILGERYGMVKFVADAKHHELLGVHIVGPHATDLIAEACIALTSEATVDEFIATVHAHPTVAEGIKEAAEGVFGSAIHL, via the coding sequence GTGGCGAGCCCCAATACGACCTACGATGTGGTGATCATCGGCAGCGGCCCCGGCGGCTACGTGGGCGCGATCCGCGCCGGCCAGCTCGGGCTCCGCACCGCCCTGGTGGAGAAGGATCCGTTCTTCGGCGGCACCTGTCTGCACCGTGGTTGCATCCCCGCCAAATCGTTCCTCCACGACGCTGCCGTGTTCGCCCAGACGCTGAACGCTCTCGAGTACGGCGTCATCGCCGAGAACGTGCGTCTCGACTTCGCCAAGGTGCAGAGCCGCAAGAGCGGCGTGGTCAAGAAGCTCGCCCAGGGCGTGGAAGGACTCCTGAAGAAGAACAAGGTCGAAACTTTCCGCGGCTTCGGCCGCCTGGTGGGGCGTGACCGCGTGGAGGTCAAGAAGCCCGACGGCACCACGGTGCAGCTCGGGGCTCGCCACATCGTGTTGGCCACGGGCTCGGTGCCGCGCTCACTGCCGGGCCTCACCGTGGACGGCGAGCGGGTCATCAACAGCGATCACGTCCTGGAGCTCACCGCCGTGCCCGAGTCGATGGTCGTCCTCGGCGCCGGCGCCGTGGGTGTCGAGTTCGCCTCGGCGTTCGCCCGCTTCGGCAGCAAGATCACCTTGCTGGAGATCCTGGAGCGCATCCTGCCGTTGGAAGACGTGGACAGCTCCAAGGAGCTCGAGCGGGCGCTCCGCCGGCAGATGAAGATCCACACCGCGACGAAGTTCGAAAGCGTGGAGAAGACGAAGACCGGTGTGCGCGTCCAGGCCAAGAGCACCGCAGGGGAGGCTCTCACCTTCGAGGCGGAGAAGCTCCTGGTGTCCGTGGGGCGCAGCCCGCTGATCGAAGGCCTCGGCCTCGACGCGGCGGGCGTGCAGACCGAGCGCGGCTTCGTCAAAGTGGACCCATTCATGCGCACCAATGTCCCGGGCATCTATGCCATCGGCGACCTGGTGCCGACGCCGGCCTATGCGCACACCGCCTCCAGCGAGGCGATTCTCGCCGTGGAGCACGCCGCCGGCCACGAGGTGCGCCCGCTCGACTACGACCACATGCCGAACTGCACCTTCTGCGATCCCGAGGTGGCGAGCGTGGGGCTCACCGAGGCCGAAGCACGCAAGCGCGGCCACGACGTCAAGGTCGGCAAGTTCCCGCTCCCGGTCCTCGGCAAAGTCATGATCCTCGGCGAGAGATACGGGATGGTGAAATTCGTCGCCGACGCCAAGCATCACGAGTTGCTGGGGGTGCACATCGTCGGCCCGCACGCCACGGATCTCATCGCCGAAGCGTGCATCGCCCTCACCAGCGAGGCGACGGTGGACGAGTTCATCGCCACCGTCCACGCCCATCCGACGGTGGCCGAAGGAATCAAGGAAGCTGCCGAGGGCGTCTTTGGCAGCGCCATTCACCTCTAG